The DNA window CTATTTCGCGCCGCTGACATCCGAGGGCTTTGGCAGATACGTCCGGCCCTTCTTGGTCCTGAGTGCGATTGCCAGCGCGATCAATCCTTACATCAGCTTGTTTGCGGCCATGATCGGCGGTGCGGCGATCTACCGGGCCTATCTCGAAGGGCAGGCTCGCCTTGTGGCCGCGGGTGCCGTGGTCGCGGCGATTTCACTCGTGACGCTGGCAACGCTTGCTGTGTTCGGCTTCCTCATCGGCGGAGACGGGACGCAATTCGCCGGCAACGGCTATACCCTTTATTCGCTGAATTTGCTGTCGCCGATCGATCCGGCCGCATATCCCTCGATTCTTCTGAAGACACAGCCGAGCATTTGGGGGCAGTACGAGGGGTATAACTATCTTGGCTTGGGCGTCGTCGGTCTGTTGCTGATTGGCCTCGCGCGCCGGCCAGGGCTCGCGCTGCAGCTCTGGTCGCCGGCGCTGCGGCCGCTGTTTCTGATTTCGGCTCTGTGCACGTTGCTGGCCCTCTCGGTCAAGATCACGGCGGGAACCATAGTTGTCTGGACGATTCCGGTTCCCGACAAGGTCTTCCACGCACTCGCCAGCTTCCGGGCTTCGGGTCGGCTGTTTTGGCCTGCTCACTACGCGATCATCCTTGCTGCGATTGGCGTCACGACCGTGGCGGTCCGGAGCCGCTGGGCGCTGCGGCTCTGCCTTGGGCTCGCGTTGATCATCCAAGTCGTCGACCTCATGCCACTGCGGCACAGTGTTCACGCGGCCGCGAAGGTGACCTATAGCAACCCGTTGACGGCGCCGGATTGGGGCGAGCTGTCGAAGAACCACCGCCATATTGTCGTCCTGCCGGCCTGGCAGTGTGGTCTTGCGGGAACTCCGGGAGGTTCTGGGGGGTGGTACTGGTTCGCACGGCTTGCCGCAAGAAGTGGCCTCACAGAAAATAGCTTCTATCCCGCTCGGATCTCTCCTGCAGCTGAAGACCTTTATTGCTCGAAGATGCCGGACGATCTCCTGCACCAGGGGTTCAAGAGGGACACGGCATACGTACTGGACGACGACTTGGCTGTTCGCGTCGCAACACGCCCAGGCAACGAGCACTATTGCCGGAGGGTGGACGGCTTTAACCTCTGCACCCACGATCCGCAACGGGCGGGGGAGTCGTACCGGATCGTGGATGAGACCCTGCGGCCGTACCAGCTTGGCACCGAGATCACGGCGCGAGATGAAAAACGGCCGACCGCTGCATTGGTAGACGGGCTGGAAGAGGGCACGCAGCCGGCACACTGGACGCTGGGCCATAAGCTGAGCGTGGATTTGAGGCCGGTGCTTCCCCCCTCGGGAGATCTGCGGATCGAGGCCGATTTCGGCTGGCCGCCGGTGGTGACGGCTCAGCATCCGCAACAGCGGGCGATCGTCCGGGTCAATGAGCAAGTTGTCGGTGAATGGACGTTCGTATCCGGTGAGTCGGAGGCAAGCCGCTCCGCGATCATCCCGCGAGATC is part of the Aliidongia dinghuensis genome and encodes:
- a CDS encoding DUF6311 domain-containing protein — its product is MTVTPSRAAAAKDRIVLLPRASEAGISEVRWQALLFAVLGAVAGYVNVWLLVGWHHINPSDLSWLVGDPAQYQAAWEFLRHQKGWGFPLTWVDGLGYPLGVSASYLDVIPLVAVPLRLLSGWLPTDFQYLGLYAVACHSLQAYFGFRLVARFVPRDILTCVIGGIFFLVSPALTWRLFGHYALSTQWVIIAGLYYYFAPLTSEGFGRYVRPFLVLSAIASAINPYISLFAAMIGGAAIYRAYLEGQARLVAAGAVVAAISLVTLATLAVFGFLIGGDGTQFAGNGYTLYSLNLLSPIDPAAYPSILLKTQPSIWGQYEGYNYLGLGVVGLLLIGLARRPGLALQLWSPALRPLFLISALCTLLALSVKITAGTIVVWTIPVPDKVFHALASFRASGRLFWPAHYAIILAAIGVTTVAVRSRWALRLCLGLALIIQVVDLMPLRHSVHAAAKVTYSNPLTAPDWGELSKNHRHIVVLPAWQCGLAGTPGGSGGWYWFARLAARSGLTENSFYPARISPAAEDLYCSKMPDDLLHQGFKRDTAYVLDDDLAVRVATRPGNEHYCRRVDGFNLCTHDPQRAGESYRIVDETLRPYQLGTEITARDEKRPTAALVDGLEEGTQPAHWTLGHKLSVDLRPVLPPSGDLRIEADFGWPPVVTAQHPQQRAIVRVNEQVVGEWTFVSGESEASRSAIIPRDLLEDGKVVSVTFDLPDAVTPQSLGINTDGRTLALSVKSLRIVPVAGGQ